CATTCAAATACCAAATTACACCTTTGTTGAAATAATTCACccattttttaataaatgaaggCTGTCTCATCAGTGTCCCTTGACGCCATGttaaatgtacagtattttaaCTTCACcgattatgtatttttttgtctgtgaacgcactttgtgaattttatttcttgaaaggtgctatataaataaagcatattattattttcatgaaaTTGTTGTATACAGTATTTTGTTATAATTTTGATAACACGTACCGGTAGTtctcaaaatatttaattagttAACTCTAGTTAGATAAAACTTTAAAACCTAGTAATTACAGAATGAGAAATTATGTTCCATTATTATGCAAGAAACAATTTGCATTTTAGATGATTGACAGAAATACCAATTTTAATAAATTTAAACGTTTTCAGTTAACCTGAGTCAATGAAACCCCTATCTGGAACACGGAAATAAACGAAAGCACGCGAGATTTGAGGCTAACGCGAGACTTCTGTGGTATCCAGGAGACGAGGGCAGGCTTCAGTCTCGTTCTCCACAAGGGAAGCCCAACGATGTGTTTCCCGTGCTGTGTTTAGCAGATAGCATTTCCCGATGGAGCTACCGGAGAAGATAAGAAGACGTTTAGATGACTTTTCTcggaatgttttatttgacgAGAGTCGGACTCTCACGAAGGGGAATGATGCGTTTCCGGCACACGGTAAACTCGGAGTGTAGCTGTAGGGTACGAATTAGCACATGTGTTAATGTTAGCTTTAGTTTTACTGCAGCTGTTTATCAGCTCATGTTTGTTCCGTTCTGTGTTTCAGACAAGCGGGTTCTGTCAAGTCTCCAACTCCAGATGTCTCTGTACTTTAACATGTGGTTCTTCCCCTGGTGGTGGATCTGTGAAACTGTGATGTTACACCTAAAGGTGAGAAAAAAGATCACTGACAGGAGGAAACTGATCATTTGTAAAAGTGGTCATGTTGAATTTTCCACACTGGTGCAAAAACATGGATAAGATAGTCTTTGTCTCTATcagttatataaaaaaaagtggtAAATGTTGTCATTTCTATCAGTATCCTGCCTTGCCGGACTATTACAAGTTCATCCTCGTCACTATTCTCATCCTAATGACTCTGATAGAGGCCATTAGACTCTTTCTGGGCTATTCTGGGAACCTGCAAGAAAAGGTGATGCATCACTCACAAATGTTGAGGAACTATCAAGGGATTCAAAATGTACCACAATTTGTTCAGTTGTATGTACATATTATATTGTGGGTGGCACTGGTcaacacaacagacacaaaaagtgtcattcaaacatttgacttaataatgtgtgtttgtggaagGTTCCGGAGTTGGCTGGGTTTTGGCTGCTGAGCATCCTGCTTCAGTTCCCGCTAATCCTGTTTCAGCTGTTCAACGAAGCGATTCTCATACAACCTCTGGAGAGAGGCGTTCACATCGTTCTCGCCATATTCGTTCTTACACAGGTAAGAAAACGTTCCTCTTATAGTCTTACTATTTCCAATTTGTTACGTTTGCATATGTGTCACATAGTGACAGTGTTTTCTGATATTTTGTGTCATTGATAAAAGTGCcttgattattttatttcattcgaTACAGGTCCTCTCTGGTTTTCTGGCACTCCGGGACATGGTCAGATACACCCAAAGCCAATTTCAGCTTAGACAATTTGACTGAATTGTGCAGCTCTGCCATATCTCCAACATCTTGACAGCAGGATATGTACTTATTGTACTTATTGTACATGTTGCATGATCATTgactaacaacaacaaaatcatgtCACTTTTTGTGTGACAGCTTTTTCCACTTTCGTCATTGAAGAGAAAACatttgtacatatttatttctgttccaTTTCTTCACCCTGTATTTCATGGGAttgtgtagtttgtgtagtgTTGATCTAAATAAAGTATTAAAAATAAGAGGCCTGTGTATCATTTATTAGGTATGTGACATATCAAAGGCATTATTGGtgtgatatttttcttttcattggtAAATCCTGTCCTTACTGTTATCTACACAACATGGTCATTGATGCCAACATAGCAAGCAAGGATTCCTATTGGACGATTACTagaaaaatgaacacaaattcAAATTACGTGAGAGGTAACagtaattttatttcagcatAACTGCCGTTTAACTCTGGGATTCTAACAGAAATCATCTGAAATGTCACACCAGAAATACTACGCCGCACAGTGGGGCAGACTGAGATGACCTTGTGACAGCTGCCTCTGGTGGGGCTGTAACGATCTAACTTTCACCTCCGGAATGATTGCCACAATGTCTCATTTTGCTTCCCTGATGCCTGGTGAGGGTGTAACTCGGAGGCTGTGGagttcctgtctttgtgaagTCTGAAGGCTTCGACACAAGGGATAAAGTGAGTCAAATGAGTCTCATTCAAAGGTCGAGGCAGGAATCCCGCACTGTGATTTGATGGATAAATGGCACTACAGGTGCGAGGAAAGCGGGAGTGAAGTACTCCATTGTGTTTGAAAGAACTTACGCCTCTTCTCTGTGGTCTGCGCTTCTCGGTACAGGCACAAATAAACCCCTGCGTGATTCAGCCTCAGGTATCAGAGCTCTGGTTCCGCTCTCCAAGCGGAACACTTCTCAAACCCACTGAATAAATGACAAGACGAGGTGACAAAGGACAGGAGATGGGGTTAGCCAACAGgaacaaagaaacaagaaaccaatatttaaactattttctgtttcatcatTTCAATTTCAAAAGGGTCACTTTTTGCTGTATGTATTCCAGTGAGtacctttttacatttaatatgtGAACTTAAGGCACCTGAGGAATCTCCTTCCTGTTTTGTCGCGGTTGATTCTGCGTTGGCGATGGAAGACTCCTCAGGCACAAAGCAATGTTCTGAGACCTTGAAAGACTTTCTCTCCCTGTAAAGATGCTGGTTGTTGAACTTGTCCGTCTTGAAACTTGACAGCAAACACTTTGTTGGAACAATATCTGGAATCATCCTGAGATAAATGGCAAAAGAGATAAAAGCGCTGCTCCAGCTCAAGCACAAGTAGCACTTTAATAGGGTGAAGTGTGTTTGAGGTTTACCTGTGGGGCCCGCTGTGGGAATGTGGAAGTCCTGAAAGGGGGAGACGTTGCAGATTTGAAACGACTGAAAGGATGAATCTTTGgacttttgaaaatgaatttacgTCTTTAAATGGTAAACCTCTGTAGACTTTATAGGAGAGGGAGGAATGACGGGCACAGGGAGACTGTTGCTGTttggaatgaatgaaatttGTTGAAGGCAGAATGAGAGCTCTCAGGTGCAGCAGCTGAGAGGAGCATCTCCGCCGTCCCACGCCCCTCCCTGGGTCATCTGTAAAGAAAATCCAAACTCTGCTACATTGCCCTTACTGTAAAGGGTAGAAATACAAATGTCTTTGCatattgcataaaaaaaacaaatgctgcaaaATACTTTACCAATATGATGATTAGACACTGAGATTGTGAGGACAGAtttgaaagacagaaacaccAAAATAAAGGTAACCTGTCTGAGGTGTCAAAGTCGTGTGCGTAGTCAGATATGGACTTGCTTTTGCCCCCCGATGGTGGCATACGGCTGTCATCTTGTCCTGACTGGCCTCCCCAGGGAGAGTAGTGGAAGGAGGGATCACAGCTTTTCTAAAGAGGCCGTTTATCTTCCCAAAGACAAACATATTATTAGTAACAAGTCAGGAAATATTCTCAAAACGCATTCGCGCTCTCTATTTTGTACCTGCCAttttttcctgtgttttccaTGCGTCTCTCGCATGCTCTCTTGGACTGTGTTATCATGTGGAAAGTTGGACTCCTGCAAGGACCATCAGTTTCATTTAATGCCTGCAATGCATAAACCAGCAAAGGGTGTGTACAGTCGTGTCCCTTACAGTCGGCTGAAGGTTCATTTGCAGGACTTTaggctgtgttttatttttaactctgGTGGCCTGCAACGCGTTCCTGTCTTTACGGCTCCTCAAGCGTTTCTTCTTTCCCTTCAATGGAGTTTGCTATGGAGGAGAGCAGGCACATGAGAACAGAGAAGATTTTAaagtaattttgtttttaaaaaggagCCCATTGCATCTTTTCATGAGGATTTATGTCACTGTGCCTCTGGATGGACACTGTGTGGCTGGCTCAGTAAATGAACTGGTAATCCATCAGAATCTGAGCTGTTCGACCCGCTGGTGCTGTGAAACAAATAAGAAATGTTGTCAAGCTGAATGTTATTTCATATCTCTCTCATTTTGCAATTGCATTTATAATAATTAATGATGTTGATGTTGAAATTGTTTCTCACCTGGTTTCCAAGTCAGACACAGAGATTTTGCAGTCAGTGCTCAAATCCTTGCCTATCCGCTCTCTGACCTGTTTTCTCAATATTGCTGTCAGCTCTGTAAGACAGTACATTGTCTGAAACATAAAACaaggacacaaaacaaaaaccacaaaaaaaattatttatataACACAGACATCAAATTCAAGCAGTAAAAGGAATTAGTACATATTTCTACATGTCCTACATTCAGTCAGACCGTCTGCCTCAGCTCTCACCTTTGTTGAATCAGGGTCACAATAATCCAGCAGGGTGTCACAAAAGTAAAAGCCAATGGACTTCAGGTCTCGAGTTGTGAAGTGTGTTCCTTTCCTGTCCCCTGACATCCAAACCGATGATAGAGCCTCATAAAAGGGGGATAAAATTCTCCACACAAACAGACTTTGAAAGACTGAACTCACCCAGAGTGGAGCCTCCAAAGGTGGCCTCCATAGTGTAGCTGTTTTTGATGCCAAGTCTCCACATGGTGACTCGTCCTGTTCCCTCTTTGCTCTTCTGCACCCGGAACTTGCAACTCTTAAAGGAGAACTGAGGAAGACGGTGATTCACATAAATGTTGTAGTTAAAATGTTGAGCATGGAAAAATGGAAACAGCAAATAAACAAGTAATTGTCACCACCTCTGGAATAAGAAGGGCTGATATAACAGATAGGAGACTGTTTAACAAGCTTTACCAGTAAACTGCCGGATTACAAGCTATGAAATGGGCCCAGAACAGgccaaaaacataaaacattaagTAGAACTTGTAAATGCAGTATTTCTAACAAGTCAACAAAACTGCTGAAACCACTATATTGTgaagacaaaaatcaaagtaACATAAATTTCACCTTATTAGTGGCATTCTTGCTCATCATTAGTGGATAGATTCTCTCGTGAGGCTTCAGTGAAGCGTTGCCTTGGCTGTTACAACCGTACATGAAGACATTGTTCTTGCGATTGTGGCCATGAAAGTCACAATAAAGAACTACatctgtttcagccaccaatCTGGAGAAAATACCCCAAGACAGGGACAGTTCATTCTCTTCAGAATaaattgtatttcatttattcatatttattttattttctatttaaggttaaaaatgataaatatacAAAGAAGAGATATGAGAGAAAGACGACTGGAAACACTTGATTATGGATAACACATAGATTTGACGTTCTGtactacataaataaatgttgtgatgtgtttgcgtgtctgttCATGCATGTCCTGTCTCACCTTTCCACCATGTTCCGAGTGTGCCACACACAGGGAAAGGAATCCCTGAGTAATGTCTTGTAATTTCTGTTGAGATCCCTGCCAGCCAGAGAGCAGCGGTAATTACCCACAACCACACCGTCTGGATTCAGCATCGGCACCaccttaaataaaaaattacttCTTCCAACTGTATGGTATTATAGCATAAACTGCAGGGCAAACACATCAGAATTCAGTCATACAGTATCGCAAACTGAAATACATTGAGAGATTCATTGCATCAATAAAACTGATGTGATGAATTTGAGATCCCTCACTTTAAAGATGAAAGTGTCCCTGAGCAGCTGTGCATCCTCTGAGTCCCCAAGCAGGAAGTCAAGGAGCCCTTCCATCATCCAGGAGCCGTTGGTCTCTCCTGGGTGCACCCTGGCTGTCAGCACCACAACCTTCTTGGTCCTGTTCTCGACCTTTCCTCCACCCCGGGATGATATTGTTACCACATAAACAGCATTCCCCGCCAGACTGTGGCACAACACCCGCAGTTTACAGTACGACACAACCGCTGGGTTGGAGGAAATGCGCTGAAGGTAATGCTGCAGATGTGAGTAGGTGTAGGGGTAGCAGTGGGCCAAGTAGCAGGTGTCTGAATCAGAAGGGAACTGCAGGGTCCAGGTGAGGGAGTACAGGGCAACTGTGTCACTGGTTTTGCTCTTTGAGTTCTAAATAGAGACAAAATGGTTTAAAGAGAAAGCTGCAGATGGAATTTAGAATTTGTACTTCCTGGTacagaccctaaccctaatgaCTGAATATACTGTCAGCTATTATTTaaagcaaagcaaacatttagaTTTTAGTACAGTGCACTTTCAAACcgtattacggaacgaattatgctcgagaaccgaggttccactgtactttGGTTAGGACCATTTCCATTTCCCATACCTGATTGTCGTTGCGGTAGTACGTGATGTTGGAGCCAGTGCGATGCCATCCGACGCCTTTCTCCTCGGCAGCCCTCTCAGAATAGAGGAGTGGTCTCATACCCTGAGAATACaggctgctgctcttcatcagGTTGATAATAGTGAAGCGGAAGGTCACTCCAGCCTTCGTGTTCCTGACCCTGAAGTAAAACCACTGCGTGTGCTTTTTGGTATACATGTCCGTCTGCAGGGTGAGTTCATAGTCATAGATACCCCTGAACATGGAAAGATGATATGTAGGCATAGACCGttggatttaaaatgtttaaaacaacTAATCAGCAGATAGGACTCACACTTGCACAGCCTTCTGCAGATTTCCACTTTCAAAGCGTGACTCAAACTCAAGGGTGAAGTCTGTCTGATTGGCATCATAGGTGTAACTCTTAATGGGTCGCCTGCTTCCTCCAACACGGGAGCAGGAGAAAAAGGGGTGCTTAGTGGCTGcaataataaaagaacaaaagaaaatcagcagcataAAAAGCACGGGTTTTCCGATTTTCAGAAGAATTTGCTGACATCACTGTGATGATGTAATGCATGTAACACAACACGGTTAGTGTGAGAGGTTACCTTGGTGAATGCAGTATACCACCTTCCCCCGCTCCTCTCCAGCCCCCATGGCTTTCCTCTCGTGTCCTGTGGACTGGTAGAAGGGCTCTGGCTCTGGGGGGTCCCActctacaacacacacactgttattaCCGGCAAAATCAACCACAAAAAGGTCAGACAAAGCATATGCTGTCTATTCTTTTCAATTGAATTAAATGCCAGAACTGATTAGAAAATTATCACATTGTCtcttattaatgttttatagaATACCAACACATCTTTAGAATTGTGGTTGTAATACATCCGACATGTTTTTGTTCGACATCAGCGACATATCAAGCAACATACTGCTTTAATGTAATTACCTATGTGATGTACAGTGTCACTGATGACCTCACACTCAATGGGCCAACGGGGACGGGAGATAGACGGGAAGTTAACAAGGTCTGGCGGTGCCTTCAGGCTCAGAACAGGTCGGCCGGCATCAAAGTCTATGAGCAGCTGCCTGGTCCTCAGAGTCTGATTTAAGTTTATAGGCACTAATCACACAAGAGACGGGTCTTTACAAACTCAAAAGGTGACAATCTGTTAtttcaaatgaacatttcagcAACAGGCTACAAAAGTACAGTATATGCGTGTATCTTATCTTACACAGCTTCCTCCCTGCTGAGTCCTCCTCGCCTTCTTCTGTGTTTGAGTCATTGGTGTCTGATTTTTCCAACTGGTAGGTATTCCACCAATTCCTGATAGCAGAGACAGCCACAGAGGATGCCCTTTCTGCCTGATTGAAAAAAATGTAAGTCATCCTCAATATTGCATTGTGATCACCAAACCAAGACCGTAAAGGATTATGGCCTGAATCTACCCAGGTTTGTATCTGGATCAGAACTATGTAATTatcataattaaaatatttcacatcATATCAGACAGTACAAACTCGATTCACAAACGCACTAATCTATGCTTTATTTTGTAACCTTTATACTAGAGAGCATACATCGATATCGATACCAGATTTCAGCCAATATTCTCACAAGGTCACGAAACTTATTCTAAACACTTATGGCATCTGAGGAAATCACGGTAGAGATTGATCATGTCATTTTAGCTTGAGATATCCTGAACTGAGATTCTTAGTGAACTTCCAGGGTGAGACAATAAAAGATTATGTTTGACCACACTCACATGGGGGGTCCTGGGGGTGGAAGTCCTCATGTTCATCCTTGCCCTCCCAGCGGATAAAAGAAAAGCGCCTTCTAAAACCTCTTTTGCCTTTCCGAAGTTACGACAAAAATGTGCAATCATCTAGCACGAATATAGATTTATGTTCAGGACGGAGCGCTGGTGTTTCTGAGAACTCTGAATTACTAACATTGTTAGGAAAACAGACTCAATGTTGTTACCACCATGCCGTAACCTGTCAATTAATATTAATCAATACCTACTGATATCAATTATTGTTACAAATTAGCGCAAGAAGCAAACTCGGCAGCCCGTTCgcgaaaaaagaaaatctcccAGGACGTATGACGTTGCCAAGCAACCAACTTCCTCAACactgtggttgccatggagatgccGTTCCTGGAATGTGAATCAAGTCGGTAGAAGTCTTTTACTTTTAACAAAAGCTTAAACCTGCTCCGAGTTTAATTTAGCAGTAAGTGATAGTTTTATACCTCAAAAATACCAACCCtaaagatatatataaaaaaaaaggtgcgtgcaagttcattttgttttgcaacCCTGTTAAGCAGAAACTTCAGAATAAAATCAGTTAGTTTTACAGTCCATTGTGCATAATACAGGAATCGCACATTTGTGAGCAAGCATAGATCCACTCGGTTTATGAAGTCAAATATAGACATTACAGCCTTGCTGCTCATTTACGGTGGAGTATACAACCATGTCTGAAATCCAAGTAGACATTCAAATACAGTGTGAAGAGCAACTGGAGGCAAGAGGCAGCTTtggaaaaaacaatttaatactTTTACAAAATGTACAAGTTCTGTTACATTGCTTCAAATTCCCAAAAACATGGTTTATCCAATTTTATATACACAGTTGTAAAAAGGCTCAATAAAATATACAATCCCTTCAAATATGGTATGATGGTCATTATTGTTGACTCTTAACAGTGGTACAGTAGTTGTAAATAACTCCAGAAATTTGGCACATTCACAAGAATGAAAATATTCTCCTCTGTCCAATGTAAGGGCTTCAACATGACAGCAACAATAAGGAAACCGAAAGATAATCCaaaaatctataaaataaaTCCTAAACTGGAGAATGATGCCATCATGGTAACTATCTTTAAAAAACCACACTGAAAATCAGGCCAAATGTTACGTGTTATTCATCATCTTCCGTTTCTTTACTCGATTGCGCCAGTCTTCAGGCAACACTTCAAAGTTGGCATTCTTTGAAGCTTTTCCTCTGtagaaaaaagtaaaagttacaAAACAAAGAACCGTGAGACTTAAATGATGAGTTTCTTTCTTCCTACGTCAttaactgctgctgcttccactcTTCGATGCCCTTCTTGTTGAGCTGATCTCTGTCCTCATCACTGGAGctgctcttctcctcctcatccagctcCTTCTGGATGCTCTGCCACTTCTTCACCAGCGAAGGCATTTTGATCTTACTCTTCTTCGACTACAGAGACATTAAATACAATttgcaaacattattttttgctGTACATTTAATCATTACAATAGAAGAAAGGCTTGATGGCGTGGCTTTTCCCAAATattaaaacagcagaaaaatCACTGACCttgtcctttttcattttcttcgacTTGTCTGTGGGTAGCGCTTTGGCTGCAGGCGGTTCATTTGGTGGCTGGGATGGAGGCAGTGGTGGCTGAGGGGGTAGGGCAGggacaggagggggaggaggctCACAGGGGGCCAAAGgggcagcaacagcagccatGCCCCAGTAGGCAGTTGCTGCAATAATGgaggctgcagaaacacagaaaacgTTACTTTACAGACATTCTACTTGGAGTCCCGAAGACATTTGTGTCCTTTCACTGGCGTGCCTTTTTCTCCATTTAACTTGTTTTCTGTCTTATTTCTTGTACATTGTTGCTCAGTGAGGAGGTTTTGTGATTATGAGACATCAATCCTCGTATCAAACCACGAATAACAATGCTATCAAGTGATCATTAGATTTTAAGTATCATTAATATATAATGTAACAGACGTTTAGTGCTGATATTTTACCTGCATTAACAGCAGGCTGGGTGTACAGAATGGGGCTGCTGCCAATAGTAATGGCTTTACTCAGTTGACCAGCTTTACGTTTCTGACCCCTCCCCAAAGCGCTCGGTGAGTCCGTAATCTATGAGAGTGACAAAAATATAGTTAGCAGCTGCACTCCTGTCGTattctgcatttatttgtgcagaattATCAATATGTACATGAATAAAAGTATGTTAAAACCATACATTTATGATCGTGCCTGGAGGCAATGGAGGCCTCGCACTCGGATCTTCTTCAGTTCCAGGGGCTGGAGGCTCcccatcattatcatcatccatctccatctccacctccattATCTCGCTATCACTgtcaggagggggaggaggtggaggtggtgatCCTGGTgggagaggaggcggggagggGCAGttgggaggtggaggggggcTATCGGGAAGAGGAGGTTGTGACGGGGACCAGAAGGACGATGTACTGGGCTGAGGGGGAGCCGGTGGTGCAGCAGAAGTAGAACATCCTGttcaatttaaaacacacacacacacacaagcacataaCTATAGGACAACATTTTCTTTAGACAAGTTTGTCTCAGAGGTAGTAGTGGGCAAGACTAAACACTGACCGCTGCTCCCATCAGCAGATGCAGTTTTTGTATCGTCCTGGCCGGCCGTCTGTGCCTGGGTGTCTTCTCTGCCCTTCAAGTCCTCTGTCGGAAAATCCCACTGGGAGATATTTGTCCTGTCGTTCACATAGAAATATCGCCTGTGCTCTCTAAAAAAAAGTGGGACAACAGAGATAGAAGACAAGAGTCTAAGCGACTAAACTGACAACTGGCTGACAGGCTTAATAACCTGGGACAGTGGGGCAAAGTGGGCAGAAGTGTTGTGTGGACGGCTAACTTTAGCCATCCATGGGAGGAGCCAAATTAGTGTGGTTAGGGATGTGGATAGGGAACCCACCTTGgtgtcaaaaacaaataaagtaaaacaaatcatCTCTAGGTCCTGAAAGAAGCATACAGCAGCTCACACCGCGGTTGTCATATTTGTTCCATTTTAGACAACCATTCTCTCccagacagaggaagacaccAGGAAGCATCGTTATCATCATCGGTCACCCGATAAGCAGCACATCTTCAACTTGTTTTAcatcagaaaacagaaagtaaaaaaCAGGAAGACATATGAAATAGAGTAGGTCTGACCTGCTGGATTCCCGTCATTGCTCCATCTTCACCTTTTATTTGATGCGTGACACTCCTCGCTTCCAGGGCATCACTCAGTCAGCATTGCATTGCATTCTGGGGGGCGTAGTCCTGAAAAGTGCAAAGCTCTCCCACGCAACCAACCTTTTTACCGCACCCCCAACCCTTCCACTGACTTGACCCATGAAATACCCTCACAACCAAGGGCTCAGTAGTCTGTTACATGGAACGGTGGCTGGTATATTTAACAGGAAGCGGCTGGTCCAGGGTGGATGCTCCCTTACCAGCATGTGCAAGGCAGAGTGCCGGGACTGCATCTCAGAAACCCGAAGAGTCCGTTTCTGTTAAATATTTTGATCCTCTCGAACTGGTTAAGCTTCTCCCAATGTTTCTCAAGTCATGTTACAAAGTCTGCAACCTCAGCAATGAGGGGAGGGTGGCTGTAGTCACATGGTAAGATTGTTTGGGGGACGAGGGAGTTTAGAGATGTGAAAGGTAAGGAGCGCGTACCTGTCCCAGTGGCAGGACCAGCCTTTAGGGGTGGCGTTAAGTTCATAATATTTTATGTGTTCGGCAGCTTCCTGCAACTGGCGGCGAAGATAGGCCCCATTCAGAGCTCCCTCCCTCCAGTCAGCAATACGAGTCTGTGgggagaagagaaaaacaaaacgaagGGAACAAAAGAATGAGTCAGAATGAATAGAAAGGGGCAAATAATTGAATTTTGTTTCCAGAATATGAATGAAAGTTTGATGCTATAATgagatttttaaatattaaggACATGGCCACATGCAAAATGATAGGAAATTAATAGCATACTAAATTaagctttaaatattttaaagtccCACTGCGATAGCTCCAACTGAAAGAAagtgttaaaatatatatatttttaaccagTTTAGAAACGGAACATCTTCTTACCTCAGTTTGTAGCAGAAGCAACTGAAAGTTGGAGATGGCTTTTTTGTTTATCCCAAGGAACTCCATCTTGCTGGTTAACGTGTTAGCCAGTTGTCCAATCTGAAACTGAATGTTTTAAATCAAACGGATATCTTTCTCCGGCCGTTTCACTGATTCTAGTTAATAATACTGTGGTTAACCACGAGCGATGGCATGAACAGATACAAGCGGCGCTGGGGTGCAAATATTCCCAGATCCTCGAGTTCCACAAAATGCTattgtttttttcaaacaatGTACCACCGAGTCATTCCCTGCCGTATCATGAATGTATAGTAGTACTGTATAGTAGTGCTGTACAGTGACTGGCATCTCACAGGAAACATATGTCTGTATATCATGAAACTACTGCAAACTTGAgtaatacataataatatacCTTCAACTCCGGCGTTTCCACTTTGAGCTCTGGCGTTTCCACTTGCTCGATTGGCTTTGAAACGGTTTtctcttcattcatttcatcttcCTTGTCTTCTCCTTCAACAACAGTCTCCAGGACCTTCAAAGATACTACAAGACAAATGCATTAATTATACAGACTATTAATGCGAGCCACCTTCCAATAGCGCCTCTGTATTTATCGTGACCCACCCATCTCTGTGTTGTCCTGCAGGTCCGAGCCTCTGCTGTTTGAGTCGGGACTGGAAGGAGAGGGGAAAACCGCTTTCCACCGGTTTTTCTTCACCAAA
The sequence above is drawn from the Brachionichthys hirsutus isolate HB-005 chromosome 5, CSIRO-AGI_Bhir_v1, whole genome shotgun sequence genome and encodes:
- the tmem17 gene encoding transmembrane protein 17B, with amino-acid sequence MELPEKIRRRLDDFSRNVLFDESRTLTKGNDAFPAHDKRVLSSLQLQMSLYFNMWFFPWWWICETVMLHLKYPALPDYYKFILVTILILMTLIEAIRLFLGYSGNLQEKVPELAGFWLLSILLQFPLILFQLFNEAILIQPLERGVHIVLAIFVLTQVLSGFLALRDMVRYTQSQFQLRQFD
- the agbl2 gene encoding cytosolic carboxypeptidase 2: MNMRTSTPRTPHAERASSVAVSAIRNWWNTYQLEKSDTNDSNTEEGEEDSAGRKLLPINLNQTLRTRQLLIDFDAGRPVLSLKAPPDLVNFPSISRPRWPIECEVISDTVHHIEWDPPEPEPFYQSTGHERKAMGAGEERGKVVYCIHQATKHPFFSCSRVGGSRRPIKSYTYDANQTDFTLEFESRFESGNLQKAVQVGIYDYELTLQTDMYTKKHTQWFYFRVRNTKAGVTFRFTIINLMKSSSLYSQGMRPLLYSERAAEEKGVGWHRTGSNITYYRNDNQNSKSKTSDTVALYSLTWTLQFPSDSDTCYLAHCYPYTYSHLQHYLQRISSNPAVVSYCKLRVLCHSLAGNAVYVVTISSRGGGKVENRTKKVVVLTARVHPGETNGSWMMEGLLDFLLGDSEDAQLLRDTFIFKVVPMLNPDGVVVGNYRCSLAGRDLNRNYKTLLRDSFPCVWHTRNMVERLVAETDVVLYCDFHGHNRKNNVFMYGCNSQGNASLKPHERIYPLMMSKNATNKFSFKSCKFRVQKSKEGTGRVTMWRLGIKNSYTMEATFGGSTLGDRKGTHFTTRDLKSIGFYFCDTLLDYCDPDSTKTMYCLTELTAILRKQVRERIGKDLSTDCKISVSDLETSTSGSNSSDSDGLPVHLLSQPHSVHPEQTPLKGKKKRLRSRKDRNALQATRVKNKTQPKVLQMNLQPTESNFPHDNTVQESMRETHGKHRKKWQINGLFRKAVIPPSTTLPGEASQDKMTADFHIPTAGPTG
- the fnbp4 gene encoding formin-binding protein 4; translated protein: MGKKSRPISGAVGRRTILQLSPPALRGGNAVEGGGTPSGSDDEQDGDGHRFVREMRTITKTPAVKATEGLSLLGAYDDSDEEEAAESRCSAANSQHKSADIDSTLANFMAEIDAITTQPSSEDSSCRSSVPTADPSRPVVNVQQPAAHEEPNQQNTDFEYNTQYSLAGVGVEMGDWQEVWDDNSGCYYYWNTQTNEVSWQLPHYLAHQVQSLEQCANSSSVNGNGTARAGYHAEENASAAAPVLVKEAKVKEVIESVVGLTSEEEECRGVAASLLGPLIPSEVKEAEEKWRKKLIKCLDEPENSQEPDGEGSHPAGSPSTPPQEPDSLPSVQKELCIKKQSRENSDAEEAEEDTVELELALERKKAELRALEEGDGSAGGSSPSSETSQEASLSRGVLVKKNRWKAVFPSPSSPDSNSRGSDLQDNTEMVSLKVLETVVEGEDKEDEMNEEKTVSKPIEQVETPELKVETPELKFQIGQLANTLTSKMEFLGINKKAISNFQLLLLQTETRIADWREGALNGAYLRRQLQEAAEHIKYYELNATPKGWSCHWDREHRRYFYVNDRTNISQWDFPTEDLKGREDTQAQTAGQDDTKTASADGSSGCSTSAAPPAPPQPSTSSFWSPSQPPLPDSPPPPPNCPSPPPLPPGSPPPPPPPPDSDSEIMEVEMEMDDDNDGEPPAPGTEEDPSARPPLPPGTIINITDSPSALGRGQKRKAGQLSKAITIGSSPILYTQPAVNAASIIAATAYWGMAAVAAPLAPCEPPPPPVPALPPQPPLPPSQPPNEPPAAKALPTDKSKKMKKDKSKKSKIKMPSLVKKWQSIQKELDEEEKSSSSDEDRDQLNKKGIEEWKQQQLMTGKASKNANFEVLPEDWRNRVKKRKMMNNT